AACCTCTGTGAAAATCTGGATATTGCAGCGAATATTTTCCTGGGGCGTGAACCTAATTCGAGCGGCATCATTCGTCAGAAGCAAACATACCTCGAATCGGAAAAACTGCTGAAACGTGTGGGGTTAAATGTTTCGCCTTATACACTGGTGGGGAGCCTGACGGTTGGGCAGCAGCAAATGGTCGAGATTGCCAAAGCGCTGTCGATTAATGCCCGAATTCTGATTATGGATGAGCCGACCTCGTCTTTGTCTCTGCATGAATCGGAAGCTTTATTTTCTGTGATCCGGGAGTTAAAAGCACAAGGCGTCAGTATCATTTATATTTCTCACCGTCTGGGGGAAGTGAACGATCTGGCTGACCGGGTCGTTGTGCTGCGTGACGGGGAAAACGCCGGTGATCTGGATCGCGATTCGATTTCGCACGACCAGATGGTACAACTGATGGTGGGACGTAGTGTGTCCCAGTTTTTTACTCATACTCCTCACTCGCCAGGCGAGATGATTCTGGAGGTAAAAAATCTGCGGACGCCGGTAAACCCAACACACCCGATTAACTTTTCGCTCCGGAAGAATGAGATCGTTGGGATTGCGGGACTGGTTGGCGCAGGGCGAACTGAGTTGATGCAGGTTCTGTTTGGAATCGATGCCCCCCAAGGAGGAGCGATTTTCGTGAATGGTCAAGAAACGCGAATTCATTCTCCTCGGGATGCGATCAAAGCTGGCCTGGCACTGGTTCCCGAAGATCGCAAATTGCAGGGACTCGTACTGGAAATGGCGGTTCGCGAGAATATGAGTCTGGCCAGTCTCTCTCGTGATCGAAAACTGCTGGGAATGATCAATTTTTCAAAAGAGCGAGATATTTCAGAAGAAATGATCGCCGCAATGAAAATCAAGACTCCCACCGATCACCAGGTTGTTCAGTTTTTGTCAGGGGGAAACCAGCAAAAAGTCGTTTTGGGAAAGTGGCTGGCGATGAAACCGAAAGTTTTGCTGCTGGATGAACCCACACGAGGCGTGGACGTGGGTGCCAAGGAAGAGATTTATAATTTGATGAATGAGCTGGCTTCCACAGGAATGGCGGTCTTGTTCGTAAGTAGTGACCTGGAAGAAATTCGCGGCATTTCAGATCGTGTGCTGGTGATGCATGAAGGACAGCTGCCGGGAGAACTGTCTCGAGACGAACTGAGTGAAGAAGCCATCATGCAGTTGGCGACCGGACAAACAGAGAAAGCAGTGACTGCTTGAGCTAATATATTTCAAAGACAGAACAGCGCTGAAGAGTTTGAATCATGAAGAAAATCCTGGGCATTTTAATTTTATTAATTGTCGTGTGCGTGGTGACGGCGGTCTCGAATGAGAATTTTGTATCTGCTTACAACATGCAAAATGTGATCCGGTTAACGTCATTATTCGGCATCATCAGTATCGGTGTGGCATTCGTCATTATTTCCGGGGGTATCGATCTTTCCATTGGTTCGGTCATCTGCCTGGTTGGCAGTCTATTGCCCTATCTGATCGTAGAAAAACAATATTCAATCGCGAGTGCACTGCTTCTTTCAGGAGCAATCTCAATTGCCATCGGGCTGATTCATGGGTTACTGATTACCAAGCTCAAGTTGCAACCTTTTATTGTGACGCTGTGTGGCTTACTGATTTACCGTGGGATTGCCCGGGGAATCACCGAGGATCAGACGCAGGGATTTGGAACGGGATATACCGGATTACGCTATTTGGCAACCGGAAAAGTCGAAATCCCGTTTTGGGAAGGGTTCAAATTACCCGTTCCCTTTCTGATCATGCTCGGTCTGGCTATTGTGGCGGCTTTCTTTTTAAACAAAACGATTTTTGGGCGTTACCTGAAAGCGATCGGCAATAACGAAGCAGCGGCCCGCTATTCCGGCATCAAGACGGACCGGGTGGTGATCATGTCATACGTCATTTGCTCCTTTTTAGCAGGCGTGGGTGGCGTCTTATTTGCATTGGATATTAACTCTGTCCAACCGGAAGGCATCGGCAATTTTTACGAGCTATACGCCATTGCAGCCGCTGTTTTAGGAGGTTGTAGTATTCGTGGGGGCGAAGGCACCATTCTGGGGGTGGTGATTGGTGCAGCCCTGATGCGGGTTCTCCGCAATTCGATTACCATGCTGGGGATTCCCTCCCAACTGGAATTTGCTATCATTGGAGCAGTGATATTAGTCGGAGTGATCACAGACGAACTGGTAAAACGCTATGCCCAAAAACGCAGAGCGGTTCTACAGGCAAGGCAAACCTCCGGATAGTTTCTCTCAGTTACATCGTGGATAAATCAGCATGATTACTTATGAATATTATTGCGAGGCCAACGGCAAAACTGTCGAAGTCAGCCATCGCATGTCGGAATCGCTCAAGACCTGGGGAGAACTCTGTCAGAAAGCCGGGATTCCCTTGGAGAAAACTCCCAAAGCAACTCCCATCGAACGCCTGATTTCGGGTGGACTCCTGTTTAAAGGGGAGAGTTCCAATAAAAAGTCACAGCTCCCAATGGCCGATCCCGGATGCGGCCGTTCCAACTGCTGTCGACACCAACACTAACTGCCCGCTGCATCATTCCGCTCCTGAATCCTTCTTCTGTCGCTGTTAAAGGTTTATTGTGTCTG
This genomic interval from Gimesia alba contains the following:
- a CDS encoding sugar ABC transporter ATP-binding protein yields the protein MSNSSSAHSAPLLKVQKISKQFPGVKALSQVSLTLGHGEVLALIGENGAGKSTLMKILAGVQPPDSGTLLINGKRISNSSVEDALECGIALIHQELNLCENLDIAANIFLGREPNSSGIIRQKQTYLESEKLLKRVGLNVSPYTLVGSLTVGQQQMVEIAKALSINARILIMDEPTSSLSLHESEALFSVIRELKAQGVSIIYISHRLGEVNDLADRVVVLRDGENAGDLDRDSISHDQMVQLMVGRSVSQFFTHTPHSPGEMILEVKNLRTPVNPTHPINFSLRKNEIVGIAGLVGAGRTELMQVLFGIDAPQGGAIFVNGQETRIHSPRDAIKAGLALVPEDRKLQGLVLEMAVRENMSLASLSRDRKLLGMINFSKERDISEEMIAAMKIKTPTDHQVVQFLSGGNQQKVVLGKWLAMKPKVLLLDEPTRGVDVGAKEEIYNLMNELASTGMAVLFVSSDLEEIRGISDRVLVMHEGQLPGELSRDELSEEAIMQLATGQTEKAVTA
- a CDS encoding ABC transporter permease, producing the protein MKKILGILILLIVVCVVTAVSNENFVSAYNMQNVIRLTSLFGIISIGVAFVIISGGIDLSIGSVICLVGSLLPYLIVEKQYSIASALLLSGAISIAIGLIHGLLITKLKLQPFIVTLCGLLIYRGIARGITEDQTQGFGTGYTGLRYLATGKVEIPFWEGFKLPVPFLIMLGLAIVAAFFLNKTIFGRYLKAIGNNEAAARYSGIKTDRVVIMSYVICSFLAGVGGVLFALDINSVQPEGIGNFYELYAIAAAVLGGCSIRGGEGTILGVVIGAALMRVLRNSITMLGIPSQLEFAIIGAVILVGVITDELVKRYAQKRRAVLQARQTSG
- a CDS encoding FmdB family zinc ribbon protein, whose protein sequence is MITYEYYCEANGKTVEVSHRMSESLKTWGELCQKAGIPLEKTPKATPIERLISGGLLFKGESSNKKSQLPMADPGCGRSNCCRHQH